In Nocardia yunnanensis, one DNA window encodes the following:
- a CDS encoding bifunctional nitrate reductase/sulfite reductase flavoprotein subunit alpha produces MPDQSTPPTSTRTACSYCGVGCGITVETRPDARGLPVITKVKGDREHPVNAGRLCTKGATHAELMAAPGRMETAYRRPERGQPPVPLPVDEAIHEAAERLRVILDTNGPDAIALYVSGQLSIEAQYLATKLAKGHLRTVHMEANSRLCMASAASGYKLSLGADGPPGSYDDLDHADLFFVIGANLADCHPILFLRMADRLKAGAKLIVVDPRRTDTAARADLFLQIRPGTDLALLNGLLHLLVDNGDIDAEFIAEHTDGWDGMPEFLADYRPGYVAEVTGLAEAEIRTAAAWIGAAGEWMSLWTMGINQSTHGTWSTNALINLHLATGAICRPGSGPFSLTGQPNAMGGRDMGYMGPGLPGQRSVLSAADRAFAEERWGLAPGTIRDEAGPGSIEMFRGLADGRIKAAWIICSNPVASMANRRTVIAGLEAAELVIAQDVYTDTATNAYADLLLPATLWAEFDGVQVNSERNLTLLRRSVEPIGDARPDWQLIAQLASALGFPGFDYASSAEIFDELRQFTNPATGYDLRGIDYELLADGPAQWPCPDPAQRRNPIRYRNDGVSQTLYTDAHGHTPRLAFPTPTRRAVFWPRPHLLPAEMPDADHPFVLNTGRLQHQWHTMTKTGKVAKLTKLNGSPFLEVHPDDAATLGVREGDQLEIASRRGRAVLPVRITDRVLPGTCFAPFHWNDEQGEYLTINAVTNDAVDPISLQPEFKACAVRLRKVAALSDTGATEPISAQHLSSAPAATGPHPLAVILGLDGGSAPTLSEVEQIYLSGYLAALQSLPVSGVPVLPETAPISARSRVWIDGLLGGMYSRGPQPHSLGAAGEAGGSVAADQPEPASGAGSSAATRTVTVLWASQTGTAEDLAAALTSFLVDTGIEPRLLDMDSAELSDLSGDVLVVTSTFGDGGPPDNGADFWERLNDSVIRLTGTRFAVFALGDSSYDDFCGHGRKLDELFATRGAVRLLPRVDSEPDHEDLSAAWFDAVAEILAGPVVRDGSPGPAFPSAALNSPARTATAVAPDRARLREAAPFSRNSPVPAKLARNELLSRPGSGKEVRQFGFDLSGLEATYEVGDSLGIRPANCERLVAEWLEVTGLDGGRLVEVDGGEVTLAEALRTQYDITRVSGDLLGFVNEHNGSQRLAKLLRRDNRNELDGYLWDRQAVDVLRDFPVRADLVEWLGALKKLQPRQYSISSSPLVSPHEVQLTVGVVRYGDPAGIGSPARRGGVCSTFLADRADAPVPIYLQRAPHFRPPLDPTAPMIMVGPGTGIAPFRGFLQERRALGCTGRNWLFFGDQHAKDNFYYRAELEDMFRSGFLTRLDLAFSRDQRERIYVQHRMIEHGAELWAWLREGGHFYVCGDAARMAKDVDDTLLRIARIHGKLSEDGALAFKKQLVAEKRYVRDVY; encoded by the coding sequence ATGCCGGATCAGTCCACGCCCCCGACGAGCACCCGAACCGCGTGCTCGTACTGCGGGGTGGGCTGCGGCATCACCGTCGAGACCAGGCCGGACGCGCGCGGGCTGCCCGTGATCACCAAGGTCAAGGGCGACCGGGAGCATCCGGTCAATGCCGGGCGGCTGTGCACCAAGGGCGCGACGCACGCCGAACTCATGGCCGCGCCCGGCCGCATGGAGACCGCCTACCGCCGGCCCGAGCGCGGGCAGCCGCCGGTGCCGCTGCCGGTCGACGAGGCCATTCACGAAGCCGCCGAACGGCTTCGGGTGATTCTCGACACGAACGGACCGGACGCCATCGCGCTGTACGTGTCCGGGCAATTGTCGATCGAGGCCCAGTACCTCGCCACCAAGCTCGCCAAGGGCCACCTGCGGACCGTGCACATGGAGGCGAATTCGCGGTTGTGCATGGCCAGCGCGGCGAGCGGCTACAAGCTCTCGCTCGGTGCGGACGGGCCGCCCGGCTCCTACGACGACCTCGACCACGCCGACCTGTTCTTCGTGATCGGCGCGAACCTGGCCGACTGCCATCCGATCCTGTTCCTGCGCATGGCCGATCGGCTCAAGGCGGGCGCGAAACTGATCGTGGTGGATCCGCGGCGCACCGACACCGCCGCCCGCGCCGACCTGTTCCTGCAGATCCGGCCCGGCACCGACCTCGCCCTGCTCAACGGGCTGCTGCACCTGCTGGTCGACAACGGCGACATCGACGCCGAGTTCATCGCCGAGCACACCGACGGCTGGGACGGGATGCCGGAATTCCTGGCCGACTATCGGCCCGGGTACGTGGCCGAGGTGACGGGGCTGGCGGAGGCCGAAATCCGCACCGCCGCCGCGTGGATCGGCGCGGCGGGCGAATGGATGTCGCTGTGGACCATGGGCATCAACCAGTCCACCCACGGCACCTGGTCGACCAACGCCCTGATCAACCTGCACCTGGCCACCGGGGCCATCTGCCGCCCCGGCAGCGGGCCGTTCTCGCTGACCGGGCAGCCCAATGCCATGGGCGGGCGCGACATGGGATACATGGGACCGGGACTGCCGGGCCAGCGCAGCGTGCTGTCGGCGGCGGACCGGGCCTTCGCCGAGGAGCGGTGGGGGCTGGCGCCCGGCACCATTCGCGACGAGGCCGGGCCCGGATCCATCGAGATGTTCCGCGGGCTGGCCGACGGCCGAATCAAGGCCGCCTGGATCATCTGCAGCAATCCCGTTGCCTCCATGGCGAATCGGCGCACCGTCATCGCCGGACTCGAGGCGGCCGAGCTGGTGATCGCCCAGGACGTGTACACCGACACCGCCACCAACGCCTACGCCGATCTGCTGCTGCCCGCCACGCTATGGGCCGAATTCGATGGCGTGCAGGTGAATTCGGAGCGCAATCTGACCCTGCTGCGCCGCTCGGTCGAACCGATCGGCGACGCCCGGCCGGACTGGCAGTTGATCGCGCAGCTGGCCTCCGCGCTCGGCTTCCCCGGCTTCGACTACGCCTCCAGCGCCGAGATCTTCGACGAGCTGCGGCAATTCACCAATCCCGCCACCGGCTACGACCTGCGCGGCATCGATTACGAGCTGCTCGCCGACGGGCCCGCCCAGTGGCCGTGCCCCGATCCGGCGCAGCGCCGCAACCCGATTCGCTACCGCAACGACGGCGTCAGCCAGACGCTGTACACCGACGCACACGGCCACACCCCGCGGCTGGCCTTCCCCACCCCCACCCGCAGGGCCGTCTTCTGGCCGCGCCCGCACCTGCTGCCCGCGGAAATGCCCGACGCGGACCACCCCTTCGTCCTCAATACCGGCCGCCTGCAACACCAGTGGCACACCATGACCAAAACCGGGAAGGTGGCGAAACTGACCAAGCTCAACGGCTCCCCCTTCCTCGAGGTGCACCCCGACGACGCCGCGACCCTCGGAGTCCGCGAGGGCGATCAGCTCGAAATAGCCTCCCGTCGCGGCCGCGCCGTCCTCCCCGTCCGCATCACCGACCGCGTGCTGCCCGGCACCTGCTTCGCCCCCTTCCACTGGAACGACGAACAGGGCGAATACCTCACGATCAACGCCGTCACCAACGACGCGGTCGATCCGATCTCGCTGCAACCGGAGTTCAAAGCCTGCGCGGTCCGCCTGCGCAAGGTCGCGGCGCTGAGCGATACCGGCGCCACCGAACCGATTTCCGCCCAGCACTTGTCGAGTGCACCGGCTGCGACCGGTCCGCATCCACTGGCGGTCATCTTGGGTTTGGACGGCGGCAGCGCGCCGACGCTGAGCGAGGTCGAGCAGATCTACCTGAGCGGGTATCTCGCCGCGTTGCAGAGTCTGCCCGTGAGCGGTGTTCCCGTGCTGCCGGAGACGGCGCCGATCTCCGCGCGTAGCCGGGTGTGGATCGACGGGTTGTTGGGCGGAATGTACTCGCGTGGGCCGCAACCCCATTCGCTCGGGGCCGCCGGCGAGGCGGGCGGATCGGTCGCGGCGGATCAGCCCGAGCCTGCGAGCGGTGCCGGCTCCTCGGCGGCGACGCGCACCGTGACCGTGCTGTGGGCCTCGCAGACCGGGACGGCCGAGGATCTGGCCGCGGCGCTGACCAGCTTCTTGGTCGATACGGGCATCGAGCCCCGCCTGCTGGACATGGATTCGGCTGAGCTGTCCGATCTTTCGGGCGATGTCCTGGTCGTCACCAGCACCTTCGGTGACGGCGGCCCACCCGACAACGGGGCCGATTTCTGGGAACGCTTGAACGACAGCGTCATTCGCTTGACCGGTACGCGCTTCGCGGTCTTCGCACTGGGCGACTCGTCCTACGACGACTTCTGCGGACACGGACGCAAGCTGGACGAACTGTTCGCCACACGCGGCGCAGTCCGGCTGCTCCCCCGCGTGGACAGCGAGCCGGATCACGAGGACCTTTCCGCGGCCTGGTTCGACGCGGTGGCGGAGATCCTCGCCGGCCCGGTCGTCCGCGACGGGTCACCCGGCCCGGCATTCCCGAGCGCGGCGCTGAATTCGCCCGCGCGCACCGCCACCGCTGTCGCCCCGGACCGGGCACGACTCCGCGAGGCTGCGCCGTTCAGCCGGAATTCTCCGGTGCCGGCGAAATTAGCGCGCAACGAACTGCTTTCGCGACCGGGATCCGGGAAAGAGGTGCGGCAGTTCGGGTTCGATCTGTCCGGGCTGGAGGCCACCTACGAGGTAGGCGATTCGCTCGGGATCCGGCCAGCCAATTGTGAACGGCTGGTGGCGGAGTGGCTGGAGGTCACCGGACTGGACGGCGGGCGCCTGGTCGAGGTCGACGGGGGCGAGGTCACCCTCGCGGAGGCTTTGCGGACGCAGTACGACATCACCCGGGTGAGCGGGGATCTGCTGGGGTTCGTGAACGAGCACAACGGCAGTCAGCGATTGGCGAAGCTGTTGCGGCGGGACAATCGCAATGAGCTGGACGGATACCTGTGGGATCGGCAGGCCGTCGACGTCCTGCGGGATTTCCCGGTGCGGGCCGACCTGGTCGAGTGGCTGGGGGCGTTGAAAAAGCTGCAGCCGCGCCAGTATTCGATTTCCTCCAGCCCGCTGGTGAGCCCGCACGAGGTGCAGCTGACGGTGGGCGTGGTGCGGTACGGGGATCCGGCGGGCATCGGTTCGCCGGCGCGCCGCGGCGGGGTGTGCTCGACCTTCCTGGCCGACCGCGCCGACGCCCCGGTGCCGATCTACCTGCAACGCGCGCCGCATTTCCGGCCGCCGCTGGATCCGACCGCGCCCATGATCATGGTGGGTCCGGGCACGGGCATCGCCCCGTTCCGGGGTTTCCTCCAGGAGCGCCGGGCCCTGGGCTGCACCGGCCGCAACTGGCTGTTCTTCGGCGATCAGCACGCCAAGGACAATTTCTACTACCGCGCCGAACTCGAGGACATGTTCCGCTCGGGGTTCCTGACCCGGCTGGATCTGGCGTTCTCGCGCGATCAGCGGGAGCGGATCTACGTGCAGCACCGCATGATCGAGCACGGCGCGGAATTGTGGGCGTGGCTGCGGGAGGGCGGCCATTTCTACGTGTGCGGCGATGCCGCCCGCATGGCCAAGGACGTGGACGACACCCTGCTGCGGATCGCCCGCATTCACGGCAAGTTGAGCGAGGACGGCGCGCTGGCGTTCAAGAAGCAACTGGTCGCCGAGAAACGCTATGTGCGCGATGTCTACTGA
- a CDS encoding demethylmenaquinone methyltransferase has translation MNRASFRAQLDKQPRDVASMFDGVAKRYDLTNTVISMGQDKYWRWVTRKALDLRPGERVLDLAAGTGVSTVDLAKSGAWVLAADFSQGMLSAGRHRNVPMVAADAMALPFADDSFDAVTIAYGLRNVADPDQGLREMLRVTKPGGRLVVAEFSTPTWEPFRTIYMEYLMKALPRVATAVSSNPDAYVYLAESIREWPNQPQLALRIADAGWSAVKWRNLSGGAVALHRAYKLG, from the coding sequence ATTAACAGAGCATCGTTTCGGGCCCAGCTGGACAAGCAGCCGCGCGATGTGGCGTCCATGTTCGATGGCGTCGCCAAGCGGTACGACCTGACCAATACCGTGATCTCCATGGGTCAGGACAAGTACTGGCGCTGGGTGACTCGCAAGGCGCTGGACCTGCGCCCGGGGGAACGGGTGCTGGATCTGGCGGCGGGAACCGGTGTTTCGACCGTCGACCTGGCCAAGTCGGGGGCGTGGGTGCTGGCGGCCGACTTCTCGCAGGGCATGTTGAGCGCCGGCCGGCATCGCAATGTGCCGATGGTGGCCGCCGACGCCATGGCGCTGCCGTTCGCCGACGACTCCTTCGACGCGGTGACCATCGCCTACGGTCTGCGCAATGTGGCCGACCCGGATCAGGGGCTGCGCGAGATGCTGCGGGTCACCAAGCCGGGCGGCCGGCTGGTGGTGGCGGAGTTCTCCACCCCGACCTGGGAGCCGTTCCGGACCATCTACATGGAGTACCTGATGAAGGCGCTGCCGCGGGTGGCGACGGCGGTCTCCAGCAATCCGGACGCCTACGTGTATCTGGCGGAGTCGATCCGGGAGTGGCCGAATCAGCCGCAGCTGGCGCTGCGCATCGCGGACGCGGGCTGGTCGGCGGTGAAGTGGCGCAATCTGTCCGGGGGCGCGGTGGCGCTGCACCGGGCCTACAAGCTGGGTTGA
- a CDS encoding DUF3592 domain-containing protein, whose product MRWRRARIGVVIAAATVSFLAVLLVLAAWRDDHLINSDKGVTSAEVLSAGTLRSAVIFVTPDGQTHNPKTGVLYPTKLTVGERINVEYRRSDPDLVRVAGRDARVAIIPALSVIVVAWAIALPTLWLLGSRPTVWLGALRSRIRTRLGE is encoded by the coding sequence GTGCGGTGGCGGCGGGCCCGGATCGGGGTCGTGATCGCCGCGGCCACCGTCAGCTTCCTGGCCGTGCTGCTGGTGCTGGCGGCCTGGCGCGACGACCATCTGATCAACTCCGACAAGGGCGTGACCAGTGCCGAAGTCCTCTCCGCGGGCACCCTGCGCTCGGCGGTCATCTTCGTCACCCCCGACGGCCAGACCCACAACCCCAAAACCGGCGTCCTGTATCCGACAAAACTGACCGTCGGGGAACGCATCAATGTCGAATACCGGCGCAGCGATCCCGATCTCGTCCGGGTGGCGGGCCGCGACGCCCGCGTCGCGATCATCCCGGCCCTGTCGGTCATCGTCGTCGCCTGGGCCATCGCCCTGCCGACACTGTGGCTGCTCGGCTCCCGTCCGACGGTGTGGCTGGGCGCACTGCGGAGTCGCATCCGAACTAGGCTCGGGGAGTAG
- a CDS encoding DUF2505 domain-containing protein, whose translation MSRKFSFTVQYSVPVEDLHRALTNDEMWQARFADASTATLELTHPDGPGTIEIHMTEKAPEDQIPGIVKKVLKSELELERTDTWGPLTDGVAKGGFTGRSGGITTEMAGAFELRPTAEGSEIEATGTVDVKVPLVGGAIEPLVENLLKKVMNSERKSVESWFAAQNA comes from the coding sequence ATGTCCCGAAAATTCAGCTTCACCGTGCAGTACAGCGTTCCGGTCGAAGATCTTCACCGGGCACTCACCAACGACGAGATGTGGCAGGCCCGCTTCGCCGACGCGAGCACCGCCACGCTGGAGCTCACCCACCCGGACGGCCCCGGCACCATCGAGATCCATATGACCGAAAAAGCGCCCGAAGACCAGATTCCCGGCATCGTCAAGAAGGTCCTCAAGAGCGAGCTGGAGCTCGAGCGCACCGACACCTGGGGTCCGCTCACCGACGGTGTCGCCAAGGGCGGCTTCACCGGCCGCTCCGGCGGCATCACCACCGAGATGGCGGGCGCGTTCGAATTGCGGCCCACCGCCGAGGGTTCCGAGATCGAGGCCACCGGCACCGTCGACGTGAAGGTCCCGCTGGTGGGCGGGGCCATCGAACCGCTGGTCGAGAACCTGCTCAAGAAGGTCATGAACAGCGAGCGCAAGTCCGTCGAATCCTGGTTCGCCGCGCAGAACGCCTGA
- a CDS encoding VOC family protein — protein MISNVSLVTVYVHDQTESKRWYIDNLGFVERSDITMGDNGFRWVTVAHPDHPELEVTLMVPGPPLTDDLAEAIRRSLANGTHGALGLRTENCQKAFEELSAKGVEFIQPPAERPYGVEAILRDNSGNWLVLVENREFSV, from the coding sequence ATCATCTCGAATGTCTCGCTCGTGACCGTGTACGTGCACGACCAGACCGAATCCAAGCGCTGGTACATCGACAACCTGGGTTTCGTGGAACGGTCCGACATCACCATGGGCGACAACGGTTTCCGCTGGGTCACGGTGGCCCATCCGGATCATCCGGAGCTGGAGGTCACCCTCATGGTGCCCGGTCCCCCGCTCACCGACGATCTGGCCGAGGCCATCCGCCGCTCCCTGGCCAACGGCACCCACGGCGCGCTCGGCTTGCGAACCGAGAACTGCCAGAAGGCTTTCGAGGAATTGAGCGCCAAAGGCGTCGAGTTCATCCAGCCGCCCGCCGAACGCCCCTACGGCGTGGAAGCCATCCTCCGCGACAACTCCGGCAACTGGCTGGTCCTGGTCGAGAACCGCGAATTCAGTGTCTAA
- a CDS encoding purine-cytosine permease family protein — translation MPVVQVETPAAHAVAASKETLEDYTLRFAPRSYRKWSPAVVGVSALGGIAYLADFSIGANIGIANGTGNALLGIGIFALVVMLTGFPLAYYAARYNIDLDLITRGSGFGYYGSVVTNIVFASFTFIFFALEGSIMAQGLKLGLHVPVPLGYLVSTVMIFPLVIYGMNTLAKLQVWTTPLWLILMVLPFGFLLVRHPDSVGSFLAYGGQDGKGVSLSGALLAAGVCLSLIAQIAEQIDYLRFMPPRTPENARKWWGWMLLAGPGWVLFGAIKQVVGLFLAVYLIASLPGAQDIANQPVHQFLEIYRDMMPSWLAMTLAVALVVISQIKINVTNAYSGSLAWTNSFTRVTKTYPGRIVFLGLNLTIALILMEANMFDFLNNILGFYANCGIAWIVTVATDIAINKYVLKISPKQPEFRRGMLYDFNPVGLVGFGLSAALSIATFFGLFGETLKPYSPIVAVVVSFLATPATAILTKGRYYLRRDHDGIELDMFDAHGNPSGETLTCAVTGMEFERPDMIASAVPGPEGEIQYISSLALSTDKTGLHVLPPR, via the coding sequence GTGCCGGTGGTTCAGGTCGAAACACCCGCGGCCCATGCGGTCGCCGCGTCCAAGGAGACGCTGGAGGATTACACGCTGCGGTTCGCGCCCCGCAGCTACCGCAAATGGAGTCCGGCGGTGGTCGGCGTCTCCGCGCTGGGCGGCATCGCCTACCTGGCCGACTTCTCCATCGGCGCGAACATCGGCATCGCCAACGGCACCGGCAACGCGCTGCTGGGCATCGGCATCTTCGCCCTCGTGGTCATGCTGACCGGCTTCCCGCTGGCCTACTACGCGGCCCGCTACAACATCGACCTGGACCTGATCACCCGCGGCAGCGGCTTCGGGTACTACGGCTCGGTGGTGACGAACATCGTGTTCGCCTCCTTCACCTTCATCTTCTTCGCGCTCGAGGGCTCGATCATGGCGCAGGGCCTGAAACTCGGCCTGCACGTGCCGGTTCCGCTCGGCTACCTGGTGTCCACGGTGATGATCTTCCCGCTGGTCATCTACGGCATGAACACCCTGGCCAAGCTGCAGGTCTGGACCACCCCGCTGTGGCTGATCCTGATGGTGCTGCCCTTCGGGTTCCTGCTGGTGCGCCACCCGGATTCGGTGGGCTCCTTCCTGGCCTACGGCGGCCAGGACGGCAAGGGCGTGAGCCTGTCGGGCGCGCTGCTCGCCGCCGGCGTCTGCCTGTCGCTCATCGCCCAGATCGCCGAGCAGATCGACTACCTGCGCTTCATGCCGCCCCGGACCCCCGAGAACGCCCGCAAGTGGTGGGGCTGGATGCTGCTGGCCGGACCCGGCTGGGTGCTGTTCGGCGCGATCAAGCAGGTCGTCGGCCTGTTCCTGGCGGTCTACCTGATCGCGAGCCTGCCCGGCGCGCAGGACATCGCCAACCAGCCGGTGCACCAGTTCCTCGAGATCTACCGCGACATGATGCCGTCCTGGCTGGCCATGACGCTGGCGGTGGCGCTGGTCGTGATCAGCCAGATCAAAATCAATGTGACCAACGCGTATTCGGGTTCGCTGGCGTGGACCAACTCCTTCACCCGCGTCACCAAGACCTATCCGGGCCGCATCGTGTTCCTCGGCCTGAACCTCACGATCGCGCTGATCCTGATGGAAGCCAACATGTTCGACTTCCTCAACAATATTCTCGGCTTCTACGCCAACTGCGGCATCGCCTGGATCGTCACCGTCGCAACGGATATCGCGATCAACAAGTACGTGCTGAAGATCTCGCCCAAGCAGCCGGAGTTCCGGCGCGGCATGCTCTACGACTTCAATCCGGTCGGGCTGGTCGGCTTCGGGCTGTCGGCGGCGCTGTCCATCGCGACGTTCTTCGGACTGTTCGGCGAGACCCTGAAGCCGTACTCACCCATTGTGGCCGTGGTGGTTTCGTTCCTCGCCACGCCGGCGACCGCGATCCTCACCAAGGGCCGCTACTACCTGCGCCGCGATCATGACGGCATCGAGCTGGACATGTTCGACGCGCACGGCAACCCGTCGGGCGAGACGCTGACCTGCGCGGTCACCGGCATGGAATTCGAGCGCCCCGACATGATCGCCTCCGCGGTGCCGGGACCCGAGGGCGAGATCCAGTACATCAGCTCGCTGGCGCTCTCGACCGACAAGACCGGCCTGCACGTACTGCCGCCGCGCTAA
- a CDS encoding helix-turn-helix transcriptional regulator, with protein MTGRPVPEQLLPHLRRARDLADRQYAEPLDLDALAAAAGVSKYHFLRCFAATYGKTPAVYLAERRIERAQDLLRATNITVTETCMMVGYTSLGSFSRKFTELVGMSPSEYQAKFAAEGAPHIPGCYVFMHGLSDRKPL; from the coding sequence GTGACCGGCCGGCCGGTTCCCGAGCAATTGCTGCCGCATTTGCGGCGAGCACGGGATCTGGCCGACCGGCAGTACGCGGAGCCGCTGGATCTGGATGCGCTGGCGGCGGCCGCGGGGGTGTCGAAGTATCACTTCCTGCGATGTTTCGCGGCCACGTACGGCAAGACGCCCGCGGTATATCTGGCCGAGCGCCGGATCGAGCGGGCGCAGGATCTGTTGCGCGCCACCAATATCACGGTGACCGAGACCTGCATGATGGTCGGCTACACCAGTCTCGGATCGTTCAGCCGCAAATTCACCGAACTGGTCGGGATGTCGCCCTCGGAGTATCAAGCGAAGTTCGCTGCCGAGGGCGCACCCCATATCCCGGGTTGCTACGTCTTCATGCACGGTCTCTCGGATCGGAAACCGCTTTAG
- a CDS encoding geranylgeranyl reductase family protein, whose product MPSHADVLVVGAGPAGSAAAAWAARAGRDVLLADSAVFPRDKTCGDGLTPRATAELEHLGLGDWVRAHTVNRGLRMAGFGREALLPWPDGSFPTYGSAVPRTELDDKLRETAVKSGARMVDGAKVVEVAREGDRVTGVTIKTDAGLRAVSCRTLIVADGVRSPVGKMLGRTWHRQYAYGTAARAYIKSERSDDEWITSHLELRDADGQLIPGYGWVFPLGNGEVNIGVGSLATEKRPSHIALKPLLQHYVSQRRAEWGFEGEARAVASALLPMGGAVSNLAGRNWALLGDAAGCVNPLNGEGIDYGLEGGHMLAGILDQPDLTHLWPQLLRERYGRTYSVARRLAGLATHPRTVPLGGPPMMRSKLLQRTAVRVMGNLVTDEDLDLTARLWRGAGRASLRFDKIRPFS is encoded by the coding sequence TTGCCCTCGCACGCCGATGTGCTGGTGGTCGGCGCGGGTCCCGCCGGGTCCGCGGCCGCCGCCTGGGCGGCGCGTGCCGGGCGTGATGTGCTGCTCGCCGATTCCGCGGTGTTCCCGCGCGACAAGACCTGCGGTGACGGCCTGACGCCGCGCGCGACCGCCGAGCTGGAGCATCTCGGGCTGGGTGACTGGGTGCGGGCGCACACGGTCAATCGGGGCCTGCGGATGGCCGGGTTCGGGCGGGAGGCGCTGCTGCCCTGGCCGGACGGCTCGTTCCCGACGTACGGAAGTGCCGTCCCGCGAACCGAACTCGACGACAAGCTGCGCGAGACCGCGGTGAAATCGGGGGCGCGCATGGTGGACGGCGCCAAGGTGGTGGAGGTGGCCCGCGAGGGCGATCGCGTCACCGGCGTGACGATCAAGACCGACGCGGGCCTGCGCGCGGTGTCGTGCCGGACGCTGATCGTGGCCGACGGCGTGCGCTCGCCGGTCGGAAAGATGCTGGGCCGCACCTGGCATCGCCAGTACGCGTACGGGACCGCGGCGCGCGCCTACATCAAATCCGAACGCAGTGACGACGAGTGGATCACCTCGCATCTGGAATTGCGGGATGCCGACGGACAATTGATTCCCGGATACGGCTGGGTGTTCCCGCTCGGGAATGGCGAGGTGAATATCGGTGTCGGTTCGCTGGCCACCGAAAAACGCCCCTCGCATATCGCGTTGAAACCGCTCTTGCAGCACTATGTCTCGCAGCGCCGCGCGGAATGGGGTTTCGAGGGCGAGGCGCGGGCGGTGGCGTCGGCGCTGCTGCCGATGGGCGGCGCGGTCTCGAACCTGGCGGGCCGCAACTGGGCGCTGCTGGGCGACGCGGCCGGATGCGTGAACCCGCTCAACGGCGAGGGCATCGACTACGGGCTGGAGGGCGGGCACATGCTCGCCGGCATCCTGGATCAGCCGGATCTGACCCACCTCTGGCCGCAGCTGCTGCGGGAGCGCTACGGCCGCACCTATTCGGTGGCGCGGCGGCTGGCGGGCCTGGCCACCCATCCGCGCACGGTGCCGCTGGGCGGGCCGCCGATGATGCGCTCGAAGCTGTTGCAGCGCACCGCGGTCCGGGTGATGGGCAATCTGGTCACCGACGAGGATCTGGACCTGACGGCCCGGCTGTGGCGGGGCGCGGGCCGGGCGTCGCTGCGTTTCGACAAGATTCGGCCGTTCTCGTGA
- a CDS encoding polyprenyl synthetase family protein, which produces MSASAVSDESTVVAGVDLGDPELAATVRKGLIEVEDLLITELSDGEEFLQEAALHLAKAGGKRFRPLFTILTGQLGPNPTSPDLITAGTVVELVHLATLYHDDVMDEASMRRGAPSVNSRWGNSVAILAGDYLFAHASRLVSTLGPDAVRIIAETFAELVTGQMRETIGARQSQDPVEHYLRVVWEKTGSLIAAAGRFGGTFSGADTDHVERLARLGDAVGTAFQIADDIIDISSVSEQSGKTPGTDLREGVHTLPVLYALRDEGAEGDRLRKLLAQPLQTDAEVEEALYLLSRSRGLVLAKEKLHGYADIAHAELSALPGGPANEALEQLVRYTIERVG; this is translated from the coding sequence ATGAGCGCATCAGCTGTGAGCGATGAGAGCACCGTGGTCGCGGGGGTGGATCTGGGTGATCCCGAGCTCGCCGCCACAGTGCGCAAGGGCCTGATCGAGGTCGAGGATCTGCTGATCACCGAGCTGTCCGACGGCGAGGAGTTCCTGCAGGAAGCGGCGCTGCATCTCGCCAAGGCCGGCGGCAAGCGCTTCCGCCCGCTGTTCACCATCCTCACCGGCCAGCTCGGTCCCAACCCGACCAGCCCGGATCTGATCACCGCCGGCACCGTCGTGGAACTGGTGCACCTGGCCACGCTCTACCACGACGACGTCATGGACGAGGCGTCCATGCGGCGCGGGGCGCCCAGCGTGAACTCGCGCTGGGGCAACAGCGTCGCCATCCTCGCCGGTGACTACCTGTTCGCCCACGCCTCCCGCCTGGTCTCCACCCTCGGCCCCGACGCGGTGCGCATCATCGCCGAGACCTTCGCCGAACTGGTCACCGGCCAGATGCGAGAGACCATCGGCGCCCGGCAATCCCAGGACCCGGTCGAGCACTACCTGCGCGTGGTGTGGGAGAAGACCGGCTCGCTGATCGCCGCCGCGGGCCGCTTCGGCGGCACCTTCTCCGGCGCCGACACCGACCACGTGGAACGCCTGGCCCGCCTCGGCGACGCCGTCGGCACCGCCTTCCAGATCGCCGACGACATCATCGACATCTCCTCGGTGTCCGAGCAGTCCGGCAAGACCCCGGGCACCGACCTGCGCGAGGGCGTCCACACCCTGCCCGTCCTCTACGCCCTGCGCGACGAGGGCGCCGAAGGCGACCGCCTGCGCAAACTGCTCGCCCAGCCGCTGCAGACCGACGCCGAGGTCGAGGAAGCCCTCTACCTGCTGTCCCGCTCCCGTGGCCTGGTCCTGGCCAAGGAGAAACTCCACGGCTACGCCGACATCGCCCACGCCGAACTCTCCGCCCTCCCCGGCGGCCCCGCCAACGAGGCCCTCGAACAACTGGTCCGCTACACCATCGAACGCGTCGGCTGA